From the genome of Neomonachus schauinslandi chromosome 5, ASM220157v2, whole genome shotgun sequence, one region includes:
- the LOC110587937 gene encoding ATP synthase-coupling factor 6, mitochondrial: MILQRLFRFSSLIRSAVSVHLRRNIGVTAVAFNKELDPVQKLFVDKIRKYRTKRQASGGPVDTGPEYQQDLERELFKLKQMYGKADMNTFPDFKFEDPKFEVIEKPQS, from the coding sequence ATGATTCTTCAGAGGCTCTTCAGGTTCTCCTCTCTCATTCGGTCTGCAGTCTCAGTTCATTTGAGGAGGAACATCGGTGTTACAGCAGTGGCATTTAATAAGGAACTTGATCCTGTACAGAAACTCTTCGTGGACaagattagaaaatacagaactaAGCGACAGGCCTCTGGAGGACCCGTTGATACTGGCCCAGAGTACCAGCAAGACCTAGAGAGGGAGCTTTTTAAGCTTAAGCAAATGTATGGTAAAGCAGACATGAATACGTTCCCGGACTTCAAATTTGAAGATCCTAAATTTGAAGTCATCGAAAAACCCCAGTCctga
- the LOC110578803 gene encoding LOW QUALITY PROTEIN: suppressor of IKBKE 1-like (The sequence of the model RefSeq protein was modified relative to this genomic sequence to represent the inferred CDS: substituted 1 base at 1 genomic stop codon): protein MSCTIEKILTDAKTLLERLREHDAAAESLVDQSAALHRRVAAMRQAGTALPDQYQEDASDIKDMSXFKPHILLSQENTQIRDLQQENRELWVSLEEHQDALELIMSKYRKQMLQLMVAKKAVDAEPVLKAHQSHSAEIESQIDRICEMGEVMRKAVQVDDDQFCKIQEKLAQLELENKELRELLSISSESLQVRKENSMATASQAIK from the coding sequence ATGAGCTGCACCATCGAGAAGATCCTGACAGATGCCAAGACGCTGCTGGAACGGCTGCGGGAGCACGACGCGGCCGCAGAGTCGCTAGTGGATCAGTCCGCCGCGCTGCACCGGCGAGTGGCAGCTATGCGGCAGGCGGGGACGGCGCTTCCGGACCAGTATCAAGAGGATGCATCCGATATAAAGGACATGTCCTAATTCAAACCTCACATTCTGCTGTCCCAAGAGAATACACAGATTAGAGACTTGCAGCAGGAAAACAGAGAGCTATGGGTTTCCTTGGAGGAACACCAGGATGCTTTGGAACTCATCATGAGCAAGTACCGGAAGCAGATGTTACAATTAATGGTTGCTAAAAAGGCCGTGGATGCGGAACCAGTCCTGAAAGCTCACCAGTCTCACTCTGCAGAAATTGAGAGTCAGATTGACagaatctgtgaaatgggagaagTGATGAGGAAAGCAGTTCAGGTGGATGATGACCAATTTTGTAAAATTCAGGAAAAACTAGCCCAATTAGAGCTTGAAAATAAGGAACTTCGAGAATTATTGTCCATCAGCAGTGAGTCTCTTCAGGTCAGGAAGGAAAACTCAATGGCCACTGCTTCCCAAGCCATCAAATAA